One window of Paralichthys olivaceus isolate ysfri-2021 chromosome 20, ASM2471397v2, whole genome shotgun sequence genomic DNA carries:
- the LOC109638771 gene encoding synaptic vesicle glycoprotein 2A-like, with protein MEEGYQNRTAFIKGAKDIAKEVKRQASKKVGRSVDRMTDEYSKRSYSRFEEDDDDDYPVQGSQDGGYYRGDSQAANDDEGGHSDSTEGHDEDDEIYEGEYQGIPRAESGKGSLAGGPGSVDVGAQQFRDIGVSEAERRKDQEVLAQQYETILQECGHGKFQWTLYFVLGLALMADGVEIFVVGFVLPSAEKDMCLSEPNKSMLGLIVYFGMMVGAFLWGALADRIGRRQSLLISLSINSIFSFFSSFVQGYSTFLFCRLLSGVGIGGSIPIVFSYYSEFLSQEKRGEHLSWLCMFWMIGGIYASAMAWAIIPHYGWSFQMGSAYQFHSWRVFVLVCAFPSVAAIATLSAVPESPRFYLENGKHDEGWMILKQVHDTNMRAKGHPEKVFSVTTIKTVKQIDELVDTGTDTPVWQRYRLKIMSLSQQIRNNILACFSPEYKRTTFMLMAVWFTMSFSYYGLTVWFPDMIKYIQKQEYESKTKTFTKERVDHVTFNFTLENQVHRQGHYFNDKFLNLKMKSMVFEDSVFEECYFEDITSTHTLFKNCTFVASLFYNTDLFKYRFVNCKLVNSTFLHNKEGCMLDFSDDFNNAYMIYFVNFLGTLAVLPGNIVSALLMDKIGRLRMLAGSSVISCVSCFFLMFGNSESGMIALLCLFGGISIASWNALDVITVELYPSDKRCTAFGFLNALCKLAAVLGISIFQSFVGITKAVPILFAAGALAAGSFLATKLPETRGQVLQ; from the exons ATGGAGGAAGGCTACCAAAACCGGACTGCCTTCATTAAAGGTGCCAAAGACATTGCCAAAGAGGTCAAGCGGCAAGCTTCTAAGAAGGTTGGGCGTTCAGTGGATCGGATGACCGATGAATACAGCAAGCGCTCCTACAGTCGCTTTGAAGAGGACGATGACGACGACTACCCAGTGCAGGGCAGCCAGGATGGAGGTTACTACCGTGGAGACAGCCAGGCGGCCAATGACGATGAGGGCGGCCACAGTGACTCCACAGAGGGTCACGATGAGGATGATGAGATCTACGAGGGCGAGTACCAAGGAATTCCCAGGGCTGAGTCGGGCAAAGGCAGCCTGGCTGGTGGGCCGGGCTCCGTGGATGTCGGCGCTCAGCAGTTCAGAGATATCGGGGTGTCCGAGGCCGAGAGGAGGAAGGACCAGGAGGTGCTGGCTCAACAGTACGAGACCATTTTGCAAGAATGTGGTCACGGGAAGTTCCAGTGGACCCTGTACTTTGTGCTGGGACTGGCTCTCATGGCCGATGGTGTTGAGATCTTTGTGGTCGGCTTTGTCCTCCCCAGCGCTGAGAAGGATATGTGCCTGTCTGAACCGAACAAAAGCATGCTGG GTCTGATCGTATATTTTGGGATGATGGTAGGGGCTTTCCTCTGGGGGGCTCTGGCTGACCGGATAGGCCGTCGGCAGTCTCTTCTCATCTCGCTCTCCATCAACAgcattttctccttcttctcctccttcgtCCAGGGCTACAGCACCTTTCTGTTTTGCCGGCTCCTCTCAGGTGTTGG GATCGGTGGATCGATTCCCATCGTGTTTTCCTACTATTCTGAATTTCTGTCCCAAGAAAAGCGCGGCGAGCACCTCAGTTGGCTCTGCATGTTCTGGATGATCGGGGGAATATACGCATCTGCTATGGCCTGGGCTATTATCCCTCATTACG GATGGAGTTTCCAGATGGGCTCGGCGTATCAGTTCCATAGCtggcgtgtgtttgtgttggtgtgcgCATTTCCGTCTGTTGCTGCCATCGCCACCCTCAGCGCCGTGCCAGAGAGCCCACGCTTCTATCTGGAG AACGGTAAACATGACGAAGGCTGGATGATTCTGAAGCAAGTTCACGACACAAACATGAGAGCAAAGGGACACCCAGAGAAGGTGTTTTCT GTCACCACCATCAAGACGGTGAAACAGATTGACGAGTTGGTGGACACTGGCACCGACACTCCGGTTTGGCAACGCTACAGACTGAAGATTATGAGCCTCTCCCAACAG ATTCGTAACAACATTCTCGCCTGCTTCAGCCCTGAATACAAACGGACTACATTCATGCTCATGGCTGTTTGGTTCACCATGTCTTTCAG CTATTACGGCCTGACAGTGTGGTTCCCAGACATGATCAAGTACATCCAGAAGCAGGAGTATGAATCAAAGACAAAGACCTTCACCAAGGAACGGGTGGACCACGTCACTTTTAATTTCACACTGGAAAACCAAGTGCATCGCCAAGGGCACTACTTCAATGACAA GTTCCTCAACCTGAAAATGAAATCCATGGTGTTTGAAGACTCTGTGTTTGAGGAGTGCTACTTCGAGGacatcacctccacacacaccttATTTAAAAACTGCACCTTCGTTGCAAGTTTGTTCTACAACACAG ATTTGTTCAAATACAGGTTTGTCAACTGCAAACTGGTCAACAGCACGTTCCTCCACAACAAGGAGGGCTGCATGCTCGACTTCAGCGACGACTTCAACAATGCCTACATGATATACTTTGTCAACTTCCTCGGCACACTGGCAGTGTTGCCTGGCAACATTGTGTCGGCTCTATTAATGGATAAGATTGGTCGTTTACGAATGTTGG CGGGATCCAGCGTCATTTCTTGTGTCAGCTGTTTCTTCCTGATGTTCGGCAACAGTGAGTCGGGGATGATCGCTCTCCTGTGTCTGTTCGGTGGCATCAGCATCGCCTCGTGGAACGCCCTGGATGTGATAACAGTGGAGCTCTACCCCTCGGATAAAAG GTGCACAGCGTTTGGCTTCTTGAATGCTCTCTGTAAGCTGGCGGCTGTCCTAGGCATCAGCATCTTCCAGTCATTCGTTGGCATCACCAAGGCCGTTCCCATCCTATTTGCTGCCGGCGCGCTCGCTGCAGGTAGTTTCCTTGCAACCAAGTTGCCTGAAACGAGAGGCCAAGTGTTGCAGTAA